A genomic segment from Diospyros lotus cultivar Yz01 chromosome 5, ASM1463336v1, whole genome shotgun sequence encodes:
- the LOC127801329 gene encoding monooxygenase 1-like isoform X1 has translation MDMSEEKEEEYGIVIVGGGICGLATALALHRKGIRSVVLERSESVRASGAAIGILANGWRALHSLGVASSLRLTALPLKGGREVSLDKGLTKKIPLGIGEARCLKRSDLVNALADSLPPGTIKFGCQVVSVKLPPRASHPILQLLDGRSIVAKIVIGCDGSNSVIADYLGLKHAREFSLSAVRGLTNYPNGHAFPFEAVRMRRNNTIVGRVPIHHKLVYWFVSQRSPSCAKDVKASEDPEIIRQLAAKSAVNDFPAEFKQMIEDSDLESLSLTRLRYRAPWDLLMANFRQGTVTVAGDAMHVMGPFLGQGGSAGLEDAVVLGRCLAGKLGGVDGTKYGRPEVMKKVAEGMDEYVKERRMRVVRLSTQTYLIGLLFQPDPSLLVKVVCIVLMAVLFRDPMNHARYDCGPL, from the exons atggatatgagtgaagaaaaggaagaagaatatgGGATAGTGATCGTCGGAGGTGGGATCTGTGGCCTAGCCACCGCCCTTGCTCTACACAG GAAGGGAATCAGAAGCGtggtgttggaaagatcagAGAGTGTAAGGGCAAGCGGCGCAGCTATTGGCATCTTGGCTAATGGCTGGCGTGCCCTTCACAGCCTCGGCGTTGCTTCTTCTCTCAGACTCACTGCTCTTCCCCTTAAAGG GGGTCGGGAAGTATCGTTGGACAAGGGCTTGACGAAGAAAATACCACTTGG GATTGGGGAAGCTCGATGCTTGAAAAGGAGTGACCTAGTCAATGCACTAGCAGATTCACTGCCTCCCGGGACCATAAAATTTGGGTGCCAAGTAGTCTCTGTTAAGCTTCCTCCCCGTGCTTCCCATCCCATCCTCCAACTTCTCGACGGAAGATCTATTGTTGCCAAG ATTGTGATCGGATGTGACGGATCGAACTCGGTGATCGCCGACTACTTGGGTCTGAAGCATGCAAGAGAATTCTCTCTTTCTGCAGTGAGAGGGTTGACGAATTATCCCAACGGCCATGCTTTCCCCTTCGAAGCAGTTCGAATGAGGAGAAACAACACCATCGTCGGAAGAGTTCCGATTCACCACAAGTTAGTCTACTGGTTCGTTTCTCAAAGATCACCATCATGTGCAAAAG ATGTGAAGGCCTCAGAAGATCCAGAGATTATTCGACAGTTGGCCGCGAAATCAGCTGTTAATGATTTTCCAGCAGAATTTAAGCAAATGATAGAAGACAGTGACCTGGAGTCGTTGTCCCTTACCCGGCTGAGATACAGAGCTCCATGGGACCTGCTAATGGCGAACTTCCGGCAAGGAACGGTGACGGTCGCCGGGGACGCCATGCACGTGATGGGTCCCTTCCTGGGACAGGGCGGCTCGGCAGGCTTGGAAGACGCCGTTGTTTTGGGCAGGTGTTTGGCGGGAAAATTGGGCGGAGTTGATGGGACGAAATATGGACGGCCGGAGGTTATGAAGAAAGTTGCAGAGGGCATGGATGAATACGTGAAAGAGAGGAGAATGAGGGTGGTGAGATTGTCAACACAGACCTATCTCATTGGCTTGCTGTTCCAGCCCGATCCATCGCTGCTGGTGAAAGTTGTCTGCATCGTTCTGATGGCTGTTCTCTTCAGAGACCCCATGAATCATGCTAGATATGATTGCGGCCC
- the LOC127801329 gene encoding monooxygenase 1-like isoform X2, translating to MDMSEEKEEEYGIVIVGGGICGLATALALHRKGIRSVVLERSESVRASGAAIGILANGWRALHSLGVASSLRLTALPLKGGREVSLDKGLTKKIPLGIGEARCLKRSDLVNALADSLPPGTIKFGCQVVSVKLPPRASHPILQLLDGRSIVAKIVIGCDGSNSVIADYLGLKHAREFSLSAVRGLTNYPNGHAFPFEAVRMRRNNTIVGRVPIHHKLVYWFVSQRSPSCAKDVKASEDPEIIRQLAAKSAVNDFPAEFKQMIEDSDLESLSLTRLRYRAPWDLLMANFRQGTVTVAGDAMHVMGPFLGQGGSAGLEDAVVLGRCLAGKLGGVDGTKYGRPEVMKKVAEGMDEYVKERRMRVVRLSTQTYLIGLLFQPDPSLLVKVVCIVLMAVLFRDPMNHARYDCGPL from the exons atggatatgagtgaagaaaaggaagaagaatatgGGATAGTGATCGTCGGAGGTGGGATCTGTGGCCTAGCCACCGCCCTTGCTCTACACAG GAAGGGAATCAGAAGCGtggtgttggaaagatcagAGAGTGTAAGGGCAAGCGGCGCAGCTATTGGCATCTTGGCTAATGGCTGGCGTGCCCTTCACAGCCTCGGCGTTGCTTCTTCTCTCAGACTCACTGCTCTTCCCCTTAAAGG GGGTCGGGAAGTATCGTTGGACAAGGGCTTGACGAAGAAAATACCACTTGG GATTGGGGAAGCTCGATGCTTGAAAAGGAGTGACCTAGTCAATGCACTAGCAGATTCACTGCCTCCCGGGACCATAAAATTTGGGTGCCAAGTAGTCTCTGTTAAGCTTCCTCCCCGTGCTTCCCATCCCATCCTCCAACTTCTCGACGGAAGATCTATTGTTGCCAAG ATTGTGATCGGATGTGACGGATCGAACTCGGTGATCGCCGACTACTTGGGTCTGAAGCATGCAAGAGAATTCTCTCTTTCTGCAGTGAGAGGGTTGACGAATTATCCCAACGGCCATGCTTTCCCCTTCGAAGCAGTTCGAATGAGGAGAAACAACACCATCGTCGGAAGAGTTCCGATTCACCACAAGTTAGTCTACTGGTTCGTTTCTCAAAGATCACCATCATGTGCAAAAG ATGTGAAGGCCTCAGAAGATCCAGAGATTATTCGACAGTTGGCCGCGAAATCAGCTGTTAATGATTTTCCAGCAGAATTTAAGCAAATGATAGAAGACAGTGACCTGGAGTCGTTGTCCCTTACCCGGCTGAGATACAGAGCTCCATGGGACCTGCTAATGGCGAACTTCCGGCAAGGAACGGTGACGGTCGCCGGGGACGCCATGCACGTGATGGGTCCCTTCCTGGGACAGGGCGGCTCGGCAGGCTTGGAAGACGCCGTTGTTTTGGGCAGGTGTTTGGCGGGAAAATTGGGCGGAGTTGATGGGACGAAATATGGACGGCCGGAGGTTATGAAGAAAGTTGCAGAGGGCATGGATGAATACGTGAAAGAGAGGAGAATGAGGGTGGTGAGATTGTCAACACAGACCTATCTCATTGGCTTGCTGTTCCAGCCCGATCCATCGCTGCTGGTGAAAGTTGTCTGCATCGTTCTGATGGCTGTTCTCTTCAGAGACCCCATGAATCATGCTAGATATGATTGCGGCCCCTTGTGA
- the LOC127801330 gene encoding protein SENSITIVITY TO RED LIGHT REDUCED 1, with translation MAASAKTLTREKPRTEGDWTIVLPRRGKQRMNLLKTRISEQEQSWVPTDHETNPDRESKLIRKIQVCMKKVESSKFFCTLMDQIQAPEIMHYILTVLGSESRMQMVIYGLGSIESYEPPQFQLVVAILMRKRFSWIGDVEVFDPILSATECRALERLGCSVLSINERGCRRALKPTLFFMPHCEVELYDNLVQANWKTGTLHRILLFGNSFKAYEENVSVFKNSTLVDSGKHVLAVGRFTKEFGINTVSDDYFGAFHDMSWHFFMVADGEMEGAAVCEMTSEDSNS, from the coding sequence ATGGCTGCTTCTGCAAAAACACTCACACGAGAAAAGCCAAGAACAGAAGGAGACTGGACAATTGTTTTGCCTCGTCGAGGGAAACAGAGAATGAACTTGCTCAAAACTAGGATCTCTGAACAAGAACAATCATGGGTACCAACGGACCACGAAACCAATCCTGACAGGGAATCAAAATTGATCCGGAAGATTCAAGTATGTATGAAGAAAGTTGAGAGCTCCAAATTCTTTTGTACTCTAATGGATCAAATACAGGCTCCTGAAATCATGCATTACATTCTTACGGTATTGGGTTCCGAGTCAAGGATGCAGATGGTGATTTATGGTCTTGGCAGCATCGAATCATATGAGCCGCCCCAATTTCAGCTAGTTGTTGCGATTTTGATGAGAAAAAGGTTCAGTTGGATTGGGGACGTGGAAGTGTTTGATCCAATTCTATCTGCTACAGAATGTCGGGCACTCGAACGGCTTGGTTGTTCTGTTCTGTCAATCAACGAACGTGGTTGCCGACGAGCTTTGAAGCCAACACTGTTCTTTATGCCACATTGCGAGGTAGAATTATACGACAATCTGGTGCAGGCAAATTGGAAGACGGGTACGTTGCATCGAATTCTGCTGTTTGGGAACAGCTTCAAGGCATACGAAGAAAATGTTTCGGTCTTTAAGAACTCCACTCTTGTCGATTCGGGAAAGCATGTATTGGCTGTTGGAAGATTCACAAAGGAGTTTGGAATCAACACAGTTTCAGATGATTATTTTGGAGCTTTCCATGACATGAGTTGGCACTTCTTCATGGTCGCTGATGGTGAGATGGAAGGAGCAGCAGTTTGTGAAATGACTTCCGAGGATTCAAATAGTTGA